The stretch of DNA CATGGTGACTGCATCCTTTCCCTTCAAAGCCAACACCTATTCAGACATGAAGGAAGAGATGCTGGATCCCAAGTACCACCTCCCTTACACCCTTTCCCAAAACATAGCAAACATCCTTGTGCAGTTGTTTACTGTGAAGCCTGAGCATAGGCCCAAGATATTTGACATGAGGCAGCACCAGTGGCTcaagacaaaggaaaaatttgGGAAAATCACACCATCCTTACAGGCACTCTGGAACAACCTGAATCCCTGCATTGTGGTGGCTATGGGGAGAATGGACTACCACCCCAAGGACATTAGTGCTTGTCTACGTGAGAAGAAATTCAATAATATCATGGCCATATACCTAATTTTAAACCACAAGTCACCCTGTGACCTCTATAAATATGCTGCGAAATTCTTACCGGCCCGTGTTACTATGTCCCCAGCAGATGCTCTCACTAGCTTTCCAACGCAGAGGGGACTGAGTGAGCCTGCTCTTCTCAACTTGCTGGAGGAACACCAGATGCATGATGAGAAGGGATCAAGAAAGAAGAGGATGAGCATACCGCCCGCTTGTGCTGCCAGCATATGGGAAACAAACATCCTCCCGCAGCCTCCAAACTTGCTTGTAAGATTACTTATGTCAAGGGCAGATGTTTGGCACTGgacagtattatttgtaattgcTCATCCTCAGGATCCCTGTCCTCTGAGAGCATTTATTCTGCATCCTTCTTGTCCTGTGAAACAACCCAGGAAGTTAACACCCCCAACAATAGCTCAAACACTCAGAGTTCTGGGAGCTACAGGGAGGTCCGTCACAATTTGAACACCACAGCAACATATGACATCCAGAGAGTTTCTCTTAAGACAACATCCAAGGACAGCTATGGTGATATACCTCCTGAAGGCATACCCAAAATCCAGAGATACTCCCTTCAGGCAACATCAAAGAAGAGTATTGAATTTGTCGCTCCTGAAGGCATACCTGAAATCTGGAGATCATCTGGTTCGGAAAAATCTAAGAACAGTTTTGAAGATGTCCCTTCTGAAGAAACTACTGCAATCCAGAAATCATCCATTCAGGAAACATCCAATAACAGCTTTCAcgatgtccctcctgaagacatTGATGCAATCCCAAGATCTTCTCTTCAGCAGTCATCCCAGAAGAGCTTTAACAATGTCCTCCTTGATGGCATACCTCAAATCCAGAGATGTCACATCTCTGATGATGTCCTATCTAAACACATATGTGAAATCCCGAGATCTTTCCCTCAGGAAACACTCAATAACAGCTGCAACGATGTCCCTTCTGAAGAAATccctgaaatccagagatcttcaCTTCTGGCTACCTCTAAGAACAGCTTTGAAGATGGTCCTCCTAGAGATGTATCTGCAGCTTCTGAGAGCCGTCTATCCCGAGCATGGAAGAGGGTGAAGAAGAGAATTGGAAATTGTCTGAGACGACTATGTTGCTGTGTGCCAGCCTCCAAAAGAAGTCATTTTTCTCATAAGGAAGTGGAACCTGTGGAAATGGAGAGCAGTACAGTCAAACAAATGCAGCTCCATGGGGTGCCCTAGATGCACTCCTGTGATTCttagtctatatattttctaaagtCCTCTGCAACAATCAAAAATTATTTAGCTGAAGGTTGACAACAGATGATGAGAAGCAAAGGTTGCAGAGGCATTAAgaattaattagttaaaatagGAAAGGATAAGAGGGGATTCAAAGTTTTGGGGAAAGAAATCTCTCAAGGCTATGGAAGAGTGTGAGGGGAAGAAACAATTGAAAATGGAATTTACAGAAGGAAGTAAGAGTCAAGAATCTGAACAACATATTTCAAATTCTTAAGACTGTGTTTTGCCTATGTCTCCATTTTCTGAAGTGATAAGTCTCTGTGAAGGTTGAGACATGGGATAAGAATTTTCCTGGTGTGattgagacagccattgttggagtCTTGCAGGTTGTTAAGATGGCAGTTTGTCTACTAACCCAGGAGACAAGTCCAGAACAGAAGGAGGTAAGTCATCTTCTTCCACAGGTTCTACATAGACACCATAGTTAGCAAGGGTAAGTCCCATGAATGGACTTCCATAGCATTCTTCTCGAAGTGAAACATGCCAAATTCAACTCCAATCTGCCCCTAAATTAGAAGTCCTGATGGGATAGTCTCCATGGATTAACCAcagcaatatttattttctttccttacctTGAAGATGAGGCCCAAGGAAGATGTTTTGTCACACTGTGGGAGAGGTGAGCTCTTCTACCTCTGGCTCCCTTCTTTGCTGTCCTGTTTGCAGCCTACCTACATCCCTTTGTCCCTCTTATCTTAGGAACCACAGTCCCACTGCAGGATGCTgtgtcttttggctgttggtgaagGACCCCTTACTGTGGGGGCATTTGTCAGAAACAAATTTGTCTCCTAACAGGAATGTGACagcaaaatggaaggaaatgggtACCACTGTGGATGGAAATCAGGGATATTGCTCCACCTTGGAAGGTAGGTATTGCTTGCCTGTCTTGGAGCAAGGTAGAAACATGACTTAGTCCACAGtcttgaaaatacttttcattcaTATCCAACTTCTGAGGTCAGACATAGACTGAACCTTTTGAATATAGAGTGGAGGAATTCATCCAGACCTTGTACTTGGGTGTCCTCCTTCGAAAGTTGCCTTTAAGTGATGTTATGGACACATTCCAGGCAGATCACTCCTGTCTGCAATGAATAGAGGCCACTCAGGAGGCACTGAAGGACAGGACTCATCTGTGGGCATCTTATGGCTAAAGGCAGCACTGAGACAACCAATCTAGTCCTGTTGTATGACAGATGTTCCTGTGATCTGGTCTACCCTTGACAATGATCTACAGACACATAAGCATGAGGCTGCCAAAGCCAGCTTTTACAATTCCAAGGAAAATGGTCATTGAGTTTATGATGCAGAAGGACAAAGTCATAATGAGAGACGACACAGTCATTCATGGAGAGGGGTCTTGGCATAACTTGTGGCAAGCAGAGCATCTTTCCCTTCTCACACTATATTGCCTAAGGTTTATGGAGGAACAGTTTGTGTAGAGCAGGTGAACATCTAGTCACACCAGTACAGTAGGACAGTCAATCTGAAACTGGCCAGTTACTTACTATGTACTGGGATGAGGAACCACATCCATGAGGGTGAACACAGCCTTGCAAGGAAAACTAGCACAAAGCTACTAAACTTCTTGCTTGTGTGGGCATAGCTGCTCTATATCACTGGCTGATTACTAAGGCTAGTTCTTATCCTAGTGTATTTTCTGAAGACAGGCCCTGGCAAAGGGAACCTTGGGTGCTGTAGCCTGGATAGTCTAACCCAAGACAGTTGACCTAAGAAAATCACTGGCTCTAGACACAGGTTCTTGTGATTAAGAAGGCAATACTCAGTATGAACAGATGTGTTGTTCATTTCTGTTTACTTACATTGGCCTTGATTCAGATGGGAACTTTGTGTGTCCCTGCTATGAAAGTCTTGTTCCTGCACTTATTCTTTTTTGAGAGAACAAATGTCATCTGAGGCCCCCTATTGCCAGACCCATTCTCCCTCACATTTTGTCTGTTGGATGGAGAAGGAGCCTGTGCAATCAGTCCCAGTTACTTATAGCAGGACTTTCATAAACATTACCCCAAAACTATCCACATGTATCCTCCTCACAGCTGACAGTGAGTCCTTGAGATACTCTTTTGGACATAATGTGTTCTATTTGGAAATACTTAAATATACCTATTGGCTTGTTGGCACTGCCAAGATGACCAATTTGGTATGGGTGGGTCACATGGATCCCATAGGTCTACTCCAGGTCTGTTAATGGCAATCTTTTCAATATTTGCAGGGTCTTTTGGACAGGATCTTTTATGGAAGCTGATTTTCACCAAGTATGTATCCTGACTAATTTAGACAAGAGGACCTTAGCTGTAGTTCAAATAAAGAGACAACTTATGTGTAAACATGTTGATTGCAGGATAATTTCCTCCTTGACCCCTATAGCATGATTCCTGCAAATTATCAGGGCAACCATGAGAAATTATTCCCTGAAATCAGACATCCTGAAGAGACCCTAATGATattggataccatcaaatttaATTAAGAtttacattgaaaaataaatgctCTAGAGGAGGATAAATGACAGGTAATCCACCAGGGTATATCTCATATACTTCCTGAAGAGACCCTAATGATGTTGGCCTAGTGGAGGTCAGTTTAGAAGACAATGGGCATTATACCTGCTTCTTAAGTCTTCCACTTACACTAAAAGTAAACCTGCCATTCACACAGATCTTCTCCTTGGGGACATTGGAACTCTCACCAAGCTGTTACATGGGTCTATAATATTCTGTCTCTTGTAGGTGTTCGGCCACATCCTGAAACACATATGCTGTGGATTCCTGAGCAGAGGATCCGCATACTCAGTTCTGATGCCCGTGAAGAAAAAATTTGGATAGCCTCAAAGATATTCAAGAATCAAGTCTAAAAAGAATAATCTTTAGATGAGCAGAAGTCACAGGTAATGTACCAGGGTACAACTCACAAACTATATAGAAAGTTCCTAAAGACagtaaagtgttttgtttttatcttcacagaaaaactcatctcCATAAGCCAAAGGACACTGCATTGGTAGATCCTTAAGATGAGACGGTAGCTATAAACATCAaaaaaaggattattccataTCTTTTAATTTACAACTATCTCTCAGAaaactctgtttttctttatttcctagtccttgTTCAATGAAATCAATGCTggtttagagttggatttggatttctgcctctaaatccaagcatgttgtaaAATAAACTTACgagtttctgtattttattaagaagccattgatgtaatacagaataggagaaaaattggGGACTATCATTTGTCCTtttttggctctttctctcaaagtatacattccccaataaattttttttccttttgttgccttTCCTGTTATGCATATATTCAAGTAAATTTCTCTgtttacatttatgtttgagtccaaaacagccaatgaagaactatCCCTGGAGGCTcctgctctttctctgtctgtctttctctgctctctttctcagtctctgactctatctctgtctctgtctatctgtctgtctgtctgtctgtctgtctgtctctctctctctctctctctctctctctctctctctctcacacacacacacacacacacacacacactcatacacacacaacaacacaagGCTGGTTTCCTGGTCATGCTAGTGATAATTCTCTAAGaatattctctctttctgttaCTCTCTgtcggtctctgtctctgtccctgtttcttaattttgctctctgtctctccatctctctctcctctgtctctctcttccacccacctctctctctctgtctctctctctctctgtctctctctctttcacacacacacacacatacacacacacacacacacacacacacacacacacacacacacactcgtctTCCCTTTCAGAATGATGTGTCAGTGACTTACTGCTAGGTTTCCTTCCATTAACCAAAGCACCACTCTGGAAAACAATTTCAGCACCTTCCAAGTCTATACTATTTTGTAACTAAAACCCTCACACTATACATTGTTGTGTCTGTTTCTACCAGGTATTTTTTTCTTGCACAGCCAAAGCCACACATATAGTAGGATTTAGCTCCTGCTAATTGTCACCTCCCCTAGAGACAATTGTAccaatacaaatacaaaacaggTATCAGTCTTTCATTGTAGCCTCTTCCCTACTGCTAAAGCTCCCAATAAAAGAATAGGGGTCTGCCTAAGACTGAACTGGGCCCCCTAAAATTGGGAGTCAGTGGAAAGGCCTGGGCAATCTCAGATTttactggcagtggaaccagtacttTTTCCCAGTGCATGAATGTGCTTCAGAGCCCATTAGATATGGAGGGATACACTTTTGTGCAATCATTTTGATGATTTTCCCCTTTCCAATTACTTCCAtaccctccttccttttctaccATCTATTGTTATGATCATCctttccttattaaaaaaaattaaacacaaaccCAAAGAAAATCCACACAAGCAATCACAAGCAATCAATACCTATAAAATTCCCCAAAGAGAAAATTAGCACAAATATCTACCACTTATCTATTGAGCTGATTTATGTGTTTGCCAATGTTTCCCAGATTTGTATTCTATCAAGAGAAGTGGTTAAGACACACAGTGAGAATTCATT from Cricetulus griseus strain 17A/GY unplaced genomic scaffold, alternate assembly CriGri-PICRH-1.0 unplaced_scaffold_28, whole genome shotgun sequence encodes:
- the LOC100764806 gene encoding sperm motility kinase 2B-like, giving the protein MDITNKFTNKNSEKVKIQLDLNASASEEETLSDHYVILRSLGKGDFAEVKLAYHLHTEVQVAVKVLENGTKNEFSRKTKIDMYNTLNHPYIIKLFHIINNKEYIYVVLEHAAGGDLVSYTGRMGSLQEEQAQHIFTQLVCAVHYCHDNGIAHRDIKLDNILLDAKGNNKLCDFGLATRVTPGQGTKGFCGTLEYCAPEFFSGKEYDAKAVDIWSMGVFLYTMVTASFPFKANTYSDMKEEMLDPKYHLPYTLSQNIANILVQLFTVKPEHRPKIFDMRQHQWLKTKEKFGKITPSLQALWNNLNPCIVVAMGRMDYHPKDISACLREKKFNNIMAIYLILNHKSPCDLYKYAAKFLPARVTMSPADALTSFPTQRGLSEPALLNLLEEHQMHDEKGSRKKRMSIPPACAASIWETNILPQPPNLLEVNTPNNSSNTQSSGSYREVRHNLNTTATYDIQRVSLKTTSKDSYGDIPPEGIPKIQRYSLQATSKKSIEFVAPEGIPEIWRSSGSEKSKNSFEDVPSEETTAIQKSSIQETSNNSFHDVPPEDIDAIPRSSLQQSSQKSFNNVLLDGIPQIQRCHISDDVLSKHICEIPRSFPQETLNNSCNDVPSEEIPEIQRSSLLATSKNSFEDGPPRDVSAASESRLSRAWKRVKKRIGNCLRRLCCCVPASKRSHFSHKEVEPVEMESSTVKQMQLHGVP